The following proteins are encoded in a genomic region of Thermothielavioides terrestris NRRL 8126 chromosome 5, complete sequence:
- a CDS encoding 3-hydroxy-3-methylglutaryl-CoA reductase (orthologue of hydroxymethylglutaryl CoA reductase from Schizosaccharomyces pombe): MIASNFLPSRFRGEQPRSQNAAPSWLNKKITPLLQVLSRLTSTHPIQTIVVVALLASSSYIGLLEESLFDATTNVRKAEWSSLVEGSRLLRAGEDTAWTWQPCDTDAPIPPNADHLALLTLVFPESLSTDPSKAAPMASAVPMPQNLSIRALPSTSNSFTTYSQDSALVFSVPYDQAPEFLSLAQEIPNDIPSQEIRETEHGREKKMWIMKAARAQTRSSLARWARNAWVEFLDLLKAAETLDIIIMALGYISMHLTFVSLFVSMRGMGSNFWLATSVLFSSTFAFLFGLFVTTKLGVPISMVLLSEGLPFLVVTIGFEKNIVLTRAVLSHAIEHRRPEKGSGKGSKKADVPGSIIQSAIYVAIKEKGFGIVKDYAIEIGVLILGAASGVQGGLQQFCFLAAWILFFDCILLFSFYTAILCIKLEINRIKRHVEMRKALEDDGVSRRVAENVAQSNEWPGVDGADQPGTTIFGRQFKSTHIPKFKVIMVSGFFLVNALNLCAIPFRSANSISHISSWARGLGGVVTPPPVDPFKVASNGLDVVLEAARSEGRETIVTVLNPIRYELEFPSVHYDLPQNADKADEEGFADLAGYGVGGRMVGSILKSLEDPILSKWIVVALALSVALNGYLFNAARWGIKDPNVPDHPIDPKELAAAQRFNDTESATLPVGGYTRPPPSPPSVPPTPALTDDESEPAQSAALPGQAVPEQPVTIRSQEEMEKMLQEKRAHELNDEEVIALSMRGKIPGYALEKTLKDCTRAVKIRRTIISRTKATADLTGFLERSKLPYQNYNWAQVLGACCENVIGYMPLPVGVAGPLVIDGQSYFIPMATTEGVLVASTSRGCKAINSGGGAVTVLTADGMTRGPCVSFETLERAGAAKLWLDSEKGQSVMKKAFNSTSRFARLETMKTVLAGTNLYIRFKTTTGDAMGMNMISKGVEHALSVMMSEGFEDMNIVSVSGNYCTDKKPAAINWIDGRGKSVVAEAIIPAEVVKSVLKTDVDTMVELNVNKNLIGSAMAASVGGFNAHAANIVAAVFLATGQDPAQVVESANCITIMKNLHGSLQISVSMPSLEVGTLGGGTILEPQAAMLDMLGVRGPHPTSPGENARRLARIIAAAVLAGELSLCSALAAGHLVRAHMQHNRSAPPTRSTTPAPMTLVGGVDRAAGSTTALSAAAIERRRH, translated from the exons ATGATCGCTTCGAACTTTCTGCCGTCGCGATTTCGCGGGGAACAGCCGCGCTCGCAAAATGCCGCTCCCTCATGGCTGAACAAAAAGATCACGCCGCTCCTGCAGGTGCTCTCGCGGCTCACGTCGACGCACCCGATCCAGACCATTGTCGTTGTCGCACTGTTGGCGAGCTCCTCCTACATCGGCCTCCTCGAGGAGAGCTTGTTCGACGCTACCACCAATGTAAGAAAGGCGGAGTGGTCCTCTCTTGTCGAGGGTAGCCGCTTGCTCCGTGCCGGCGAGGATACCGCTTGGACGTGGCAGCCTTGTGATACCGACGCGCCGATCCCCCCTAACGCCGACCACTTGGCTCTCCTGACGCTGGTGTTTCCCGAATCTCTGTCTACCGACCCGTCGAAGGCCGCCCCCATGGCCAGTGCGGTGCCCATGCCCCAAAACCTCTCGATCCGCGCGCTGCCGTCGACCTCGAACTCGTTCACGACCTACTCGCAGGATAGCGCTCTAGTCTTCTCGGTCCCCTACGACCAGGCACCCGAGTTCCTCTCACTCGCACAGGAGATCCCGAATGACATTCCCTCACAGGAGATAAGGGAGACGGAACATGGACGGGAGAAGAAGATGTGGATCATGAAGGCTGCGCGGGCCCAAACCAGGAGCAGCCTTGCGAGGTGGGCGCGGAACGCTTGGGTCGAGTTCCTCGACCTCctcaaggccgccgagacgcTCGACATCATCATCATGGCTCTCGGCTACATCTCGATGCACCTGACCTTTGTCTCGCTGTTCGTCTCGATGCGCGGCATGGGCTCCAATTTCTGGCTCGCCACCAGCGTGCTGTTCTCGTCCACCTTCGCCTTCCTGTTCGGCCTCTTTGTCACCACCAAGCTCGGCGTTCCCATCTCCATGGTCTTGCTTTCAGAGGGCCTGCCCTTCCTGGTCGTGACCATCGGCTTCGAGAAGAACATTGTCCTCACCCGAGCGGTTCTTTCCCATGCGATCGAGCACCGCAGGCCCGAGAAGGGATCTGGCAAGGGGTCCAAGAAGGCCGACGTGCCCGGCAGCATCATCCAGTCGGCTATCTACGTCGCCATCAAGGAGAAAGGCTTCGGCATTGTTAAGGACTATGCCATCGAGATTGGCGTCTTGATCCTGGGCGCCGCATCTGGCGTCCAAGGCGGCCTCCAGCAGTTCTGCTTCCTGGCCGCCTGGATTCTGTTCTTCGACTGCATCTTGCTCTTTTCGTTCTACACGGCCATCCTCTGCATCAAGCTCGAGATCAACCGGATCAAGCGCCACGTGGAGATGCGCAAAGCTCTTGAGGATGACGGTGTCAGCCGCCGCGTGGCCGAGAACGTCGCGCAGAGCAACGAATGGCCCGGGGTGGACGGCGCGGATCAGCCAGGAACGACCATCTTTGGCCGCCAGTTCAAGAGTACGCATATTCCCAAGTTTAAGGTGATCATGGTGTCGGGCTTCTTCCTTGTCAACGCTCTCAATCTCTGTGCCATCCCCTTCCGGAGCGCCAACTCCATCTCTCACATTTCATCCTGGGCGCGCGGTCTGGGCGGTGTTGTCACCCCCCCACCGGTGGATCCGTTCAAGGTTGCGTCCAACGGCCTGGACGTGGTGCTCGAGGCAGCCAGGTCGGAAGGGCGGGAGACCATCGTCACGGTGCTCAACCCAATCCGCTACGAGCTCGAATTCCCTTCGGTGCACTACGACCTCCCGCAGAATGCCGACAAGGCAGACGAGGAGGGCTTCGCCGATCTTGCCGGCtacggcgtcggcggccggaTGGTCGGCAGCATCCTCAAGAGTCTCGAGGACCCTATTCTGTCCAAGTGGATCGTGGTCGCCCTGGCGCTGAGCGTGGCGCTCAACGGCTACCTCTTCAACGCGGCGAGATGGGGCATCAAGGACCCCAACGTCCCCGACCACCCCATTGACCCCAAGGAGCTCGCCGCGGCCCAGAGGTTCAACGACACCGAGTCTGCCACGCTCCCGGTTGGGGGATACACACGCCCACCGCCGTCTCCGCCGTCCGTCCCGCCAACGCCCGCCCTGACGGACGATGAGTCCGAACCGGCGCAAAGCGCTGCTCTGCCGGGGCAGGCAGTGCCGGAACAACCGGTGACTATCCGTAGCCAGGAGGAGATGGAAAAAATGCTCCAGGAAAAGCGCGCACACGAACTCAACGACGAAGAAGTCATTGCGCTGTCGATGCGCGGCAAGATCCCCGGGTATGCACTGGAAAAGACACTCAAAGACTGTACGCGCGCCGTCAAAATCCGCCGGACTATCATTTCGCGAACCAAGGCGACCGCGGATTTGACGGGCTTCCTGGAGCGATCGAAGCTTCCCTACCAGAACTACAACTGGGCCCAGGTCCTCGGGGCGTGCTGTGAGAACGTCATTGGATACATGCCCCTGCCTGTCGGCGTTGCGGGCCCACTGGTTATCGACGGGCAGAGCTACTTCATCCCCATGGCCACGACGGAAGGCGTCTTGGTAGCAAGCACGAGCAGAGGGTGCAAGGCCATCAActcgggcggcggtgcggtcACGGTTCTGACGGCCGACGGCATGACGCGCGGGCCCTGCGTGTCATTCGAGACTCTCGAgagggccggcgcggccaaGCTTTGGCTCGACTCGGAGAAGGGCCAGTCGGTGATGAAGAAGGCGTTCAACTCGACCAGCCGCTTCGCCCGCCTCGAGACGATGAAGACGGTGCTCGCGGGCACCAACCTCTACATCCGGTTcaagacgacgacgggcgaCGCCATGGGCATGAACATGATCTCCAAGGGCGTCGAGCACGCGCTGAGTGTCATGATGAGCGAGGGCTTCGAAGACATGAACATCGTGTCGGTCAGCGGCAACTACTGCACGGACAAGAAGCCCGCGGCGATCAACTGGATCGACGGGCGCGGCAAGAGCGTGgtggccgaggccatcaTCCCCGCCGAGGTGGTCAAGAGCGTGCTCAAGACGGACGTCGACACCATGGTGGAGCTCAACGTGAACAAGAACCTGATCggctcggccatggcggcctcGGTCGGCGGCTTCAACGCGCACGCCGCGAACAttgtcgccgccgtcttcctcgcGACGGGGCAGGATCCTGCACAGGTGGTAGAAAGCGCCAACTGCATTACCATCATGAAGAA TCTCCACGGATCGCTGCAGATCTCGGTCTCGATGCCCTCGCTCGAGGTCGGcaccctcggcggcggcaccatcCTGGAGCCGCAGGCGGCCATGCTCGACATGCTCGGCGTCCGCGGCCCGCACCCGACGAGCCCCGGCGAGAATGCCCGGCGGCTGGCCCGTATCATCGCGGCTGCCGTCCTGGCTGGCGAGCTGTCGCTCTGCTCTGCCCTGGCCGCCGGACACCTGGTCCGCGCGCACATGCAGCACAATCGCTCTGCTCCGCCGACCCGGAgcaccacgccggcgccgatgaccttggtcggcggcgtggacagggcggcggggtcgacgacggcgttgAGCGCTGCGGCCATTGAGCGCCGTCGCCATTGA
- a CDS encoding carbohydrate-binding module family 50 protein (CAZy_ID 269978): MGQKMSIAAVGQTTSVVCDFQVTAVSGDTCASMAAFWGLSQADFQALNPSVSCPGDLVAGQEYCVLGTVTTTTSTATPTTVTVTTSTPTTVTPTTTPTTVTVTTSTSTRPSTTLITSTTTSPSSTTPSPLMPSLASDCNKFHQVQSGDACASIEQSAGITDDEFRSWNPTIDAACDNLWLGYYVCVGVPGATGPSTPSPLMPNTTSDCNKYYQIQSGDSCQAIEQSQGISDSNFKSWNPSIDAACDNLWLGYYVCVGAPGATGPSTPSPLMPNTTSDCNKYYQVKSGDSCQSIEQSQGVSDSNFKSWNPSIDAACDNLWLGYYVCVGAPGATGPSTPSPLMPNTVSNCKKFYQVKSGDTCAGIEKSAGVSDSSFKSWNPHVDAACDNLWLGYYVCVGV; encoded by the coding sequence ATGGGCCAGAAGATGTCTATCGCAGCCGTGGGCCAGACCACGTCTGTCGTGTGCGACTTCCAGGTCACCGCCGTCAGCGGGGACACTTGTGCTTCTATGGCCGCCTTCTGGGGCTTGTCACAAGCCGACTTTCAGGCGCTCAATCCTTCCGTCTCGTGCCCCGGTGATCTGGTCGCTGGACAGGAATATTGTGTCCTTGGTACAGTGACtaccaccacctccaccgcCACACCGACCACGGTCACGGTGACAACGAGCACCCCGACCACCGtcacccccaccaccacacCGACCACGGTCACGGTGACAACGAGCACCTCCACCAGGCCGTCGACCACCTTGATCACCAGCACGACTACGAGCCCCAGTTCCACCACCCCCTCGCCCCTGATGCCCAGCCTCGCGAGCGACTGCAACAAGTTTCACCAGGTGCAGAGTGGGGACGCTTGCGCATCTATTGAGCAGTCCGCTGGAATTACGGACGACGAGTTCCGGTCTTGGAACCCGACCATCGATGCCGCCTGCGACAACCTGTGGCTGGGCTACTACGTCTGCGTCGGCGTgcccggcgccaccggcccCAGCACCCCGTCGCCTCTGATGCCCAACACCACGAGCGACTGCAACAAATACTACCAGATTCAGAGTGGGGATTCCTGCCAGGCTATTGAGCAGTCTCAGGGAATTTCGGACTCCAACTTCAAGTCCTGGAACCCGAGCATCGACGCCGCCTGCGATAACCTGTGGTTGGGCTACTACGTCTGTGtcggcgcgcccggcgccaccggcccTAGCACCCCGTCGCCTCTGATGCCCAACACCACGAGCGACTGCAACAAGTACTACCAGGTGAAGAGTGGGGACTCCTGCCAGTCTATTGAGCAGTCTCAGGGAGTTTCGGACTCCAATTTCAAGTCCTGGAACCCGAGCATCGACGCCGCCTGCGATAACCTGTGGTTGGGCTACTACGTCTGTGtcggcgcgcccggcgccaccggcccTAGCACCCCGTCGCCTCTGATGCCCAACACTGTGAGCAACTGCAAGAAGTTCTACCAGGTGAAGAGTGGGGACACGTGCGCTGGGATTGAGAAGTCCGCTGGCGTCTCTGACTCCAGTTTCAAGTCCTGGAACCCGCACGTCGATGCCGCCTGCGACAACCTGTGGCTTGGCTACTACGTCTGCGTCGGCGTTTAA